The sequence TGGTCAAATCGTCATCCGTCCAATGAATTATCTGGCGATGTCTTACGATCACCGGATTATCGACGGTCGTGAAGCAGTATTGGCTTTGGTAGCTATCAAAGACGCGCTGGAAGACCCAGCCCGCCTGTTGTTGGATCTATAACTTTTGAAGTATTAACGCTTTGATACCCATCCTGATGGTGTCTGATCAGACATCGCAGGAGAAGTATCAAGCGCGTTGGTTTGTGGGTTGCCTCGAATGCGTTTTTCACAATGCACCGTGATTGCAGTCGCAGTTAAACGTGCTGCGCTGTGCATACGCGGGACAGACGGAACGTATCCGTTGCAAAAGCAATTCGTGATTCAGCCATGTTGTTCTAAGCAGGAAAAAATACCGAATTCACTGAAGTAGTGCGTGATGCCTTGACACCAAGAGCACCGTAAAAAAAGAAGGAAAAACTATGAGTAAGCAATTTGACGTTATCGTTATCGGTGGCGGTCCTGGCGGTTATATCGCAGCAATTCGCGCTGCCCAACTAGGCTTCAGCACCGCTTGTGTTGATGAGTGGAAAAACGCAAATGACGGTCCTGCACCTGGCGGAACCTGTACTAACGTTGGCTGCATTCCATCCAAAGCGCTGTTGCAGTCTTCTGAACATTTCGAACATGCCGGTCACAGCTTCGCGGATCACGGTATCGATATCAAGGAAATGACCTTGAATCTGCCGCAGATGCTCGCGCGTAAAGATACGGTCATCAAGCAGAACAATGAAGGTATTTTGTACCTGCTGAAAAAGAACAAAGTAACGTTTTTCCACGGACGTGGCTCTTTTGTTAAGGGCGACGCGAACGGATATGAGATCAAGGTAGCGGGCAAGACGGAAGAGTCGATCTCTGCCAAGCACATCATTCTGGCGACCGGATCTAATGCACGCGCATTGCCGGGCGCAGATTTCGATGAAAAATTGATTCTGTCGAACACCGGTGCGCTGACTATCGGTGCCGTGCCAAAGAAACTTGGCGTGATTGGTGCTGGTGTCATTGGGCTGGAAATGGGAAGTGTCTGGCGTCGTCTGGGAGCCGAAGTGACGGTTCTGGAAGCGCTTCCAGCTTTACTGAGTGCGGTGGATGATCAAATCGCAAAAGAAGCGGCAAAATTGTTTGCCAAGCAAGGTTTGAACATTAGTCTGGGCGTCAAAATCGGTGCGATTACTGCTGGAAAGAAAGATGTTTCAGTAGAGTATACCGACGCTAAAGGCGAAGCTAAGAAAGCGGTATTTGATAAATTGATCATCTCCATTGGTCGCACGCCGAACACTACCGGCTTGAACGCCGAAGGTATTGGCCTGCAACTCGATGAGCGCGGCTTTATCAATGTGGATGGCGATTGTAAAACCAATCTGGCAAACGTTTGGGCGGTCGGTGACGTCGTGCGCGGTCCGATGTTGGCCCATAAGGCTGAAGAAGAGGGCGTTGCCGTCGCAGAGCGCATAGCCGGTCAGCATGGCCACGTCAATTTCAATACCATTCCCTGGGTCATTTACACTTCCCCTGAAATTGCATGGGTTGGTAAAACTGAGCAGCAGTTAAAAGCCGAAGGCGTTGCTTACAAAGCGGGTACATTCCCCTTTTTGGCAAATGGTCGGGCGCGAGCGCTGGGCGATACTGCCGGTATGGTAAAGTTTTTGGCCGATGCCAAGAGTGACGAGATTCTGGGTGTGCATATTATTGGACCAATGGCATCAGAGCTTATTTCCGAGGCTGTTGTTGCAATGGAATTCCGCGCATCTGCGGAAGATATTGCTCGAATTTGTCATGCTCATCCTTCGTTGTCTGAAGCGACAAAAGAAGCTGCTCTGGCGGTCGATAAGCGTTCGCTCAACTTCTAAAGGAAATGACGATGCGTCATCTGACCCTGTTATCGATGGTTTTACTCGCAGGCTGCGCGACAACCGGGTCAGATAACGGTCGAATCCAGATCGAAACCGGATCCATGGGGGAGCCCCTGACTGCCGCTCGTTGCATCGTTAAAACGGACGGTGGAACCTGGAACCTGACGACGCCTGCAGAAGTTGTGATAACCGTCGCGGACGGTGATTTGCATGTTGCCTGTAGCAAGAACGGTTACCGCAACGGTGAGATCGTATACAAAGCGTCCCCGGGCGCTGGCTTACCCAGCATGGGAATTAGCGGTGTTGGCGGCGGTGGTATCGGTCTGGGGCAGGGCACGAGTTTTCCGGTGAGCGTTGACAGTAATGTTGCGTATCCGAGCCGGATATTGGTTGAAATGGATAGATTGTAGGTGTCTTAATATTGGCATCTAAGTGTGGGTGAGCGGAGGCTCGCCCATTTTTGTTTTTACCTGGACGTTCTTAACATGCAATTACGAACGCTGGGCAAGTGAAGTATGCGAGAGTTGACCATGAACGTCATAGAATTCTACGAACAGACGTTGGCCCAGCGTGGATTTACGTCCGATGCGGCACAATTGTTGGCGGTTGAGCGATTGCAGCACGCGTATGACGAATGGGTCGCCTTCAAGGCGCAGCGTTCCAATTCTTTCAAACGGTTGATCAATCGTCCCGATGTGCCCCGTGGTTTATACATGTGGGGTGGGGTCGGACGCGGTAAGTCGTTCCTGATGGATAGTTTCTATTCCGTTGTGCCGGTAGTGCGCAAAGTGCGCCTGCATTTTCATGAGTTCATGCGCGCAGTGCATCGCCAGCTGGATGAGTTAAAAGGGGTTGAAGATCCTTTAGACGAAGTGGCGAAACGGATTGCAAAAAAATATCGTTTGATCTGCTTCGACGAATTTCATGTGTCCGACATTGCTGATGCCATGATTCTGTATAACTTGCTCAGGGCCTTATTCGATAACGGCGTTTCTTTCGTCATGACGTCCAATTACGAGCCCGGCACTTTATATCCGGATGGCCTGCATCGGGATCGCATGTTGCCAACCATTAAGCTTTTGCGCGATAAGCTCGATGTGATAAACATCGATGCCGGTATTGACTATCGCAGACGCGCAATGGATTTGGTGGACAGTTACTACACGCCACTCAATGGTGATAGCGATCGCTCCTTGCGGCATGCTTTCGCCGGAGTGGCTGAAATGGCAGACCAGGATCCGGTGGTTGACATTGAAGCGCGTAAAATCAAGTCATTGCGGCGTGCGGGTGGTGTTATTTGGTTTGATTTCGCAACTTTGTGTGGTGGGCCACGTTCACAGAATGATTATCTCGAACTCGCCAGTCGGTTTCATACAGTAATATTGTCCGGTATCCCACAAATGTCCGCGGCGATGTCTTCCGAAGCACGCCGGTTTACATGGCTGATTGATGTGTTTTATGATCACAAGATTAAATTGATTATGTCTGCTGCGGTGGTGCCAGAAGAACTCTATACCCAAGGTATGCTGGCAAACGAATTCCATCGGACAGTGTCACGGATTAGTGAGATGCAATCGCAGGAGTATATGGACTCCGAGCAACGTGGCAGTGCGGACGCGATCGCTTGACCGTTCAGGTCAAGGCAGATTGAAACGTCTGTTATCTTCCTGCATAAAGCGATGGCATGCGTCATCCTTGGGTGACAGCGTTGAAGAACCGAATAATGCAATGTAAGAAATGGATGGAAACACGTGAGATTCGCTACTTTTGTTATGAAAACGCCGCATACAATGCATTCAAAGATTACGCAATCCTCCCATAAAGCCACCGGGGCCGTTGATTCTCAGGGCGTAAAACCAACGCTACTGCTGGCTGCGATGCTGCTCTTTGTCGGGTGTGGCCTCACAGGCATGATCCATGCGCAAGAGGTAGCGAAACCGGTTCAAAACGGCAGTATCACGTCCGAAAGCGCACCCAGCAATAATGGTAGCGTCCAAGTCGGTGCTGATCAAGTTACACCAAACATCAATGCAAACAAGCCCAATGCCGAGGTGGGTGGTACGGCGGGCGTCAACGGAAGTATTAAACAATCCGATAGTGCGGTTGCCAATCCTGATGCGTTAAGAGATCCTAATAAAGTATTCGACGCGTCGATCCCCGCTGCCGAATTTGTCGCGCGTCATCCGCCCGGCTCCATTAGCTCAGTGGTCGGCGCTGACGATGTGCTGACCGATGTCACCAAAGCGCGGGCTGAGGTCGAATTACGTAACACCAATGAACGACGCGTTTGCTATAAAAAGTTTTTTACGAATCACTGTTTAGACGCCGTAAAAGAACAACGTCGCCTGGCGTTAAAGCAAATTCGCCCGTTGGAAGTTGAGGCGAACGCATTTAAGCGTCGCGCTACTGCGGATGACCGCGATAAAGCGCTCGCAGAACAGCAAGCAAAAAACGACATATCTGCGCCCAAGCTGCAACAGGATCAAAAGGACAAAGAAAGTTCGATTGCCGATAAAGTGAAACAAGGCGGCGAACACGACGCGGCGGTGACAGCGAACACCAAGCTTCACGCAGGTGAAGCTGAGAAGCGGGTCTCGGACAATGCAAAAAAATTGCAACAGATTCAACAAAATGAGACTGCAAAAACCTCTGAACGAGCAGCCAATAGGGCTGCGTTTGCCAAAAAAGGCCAGGATGCGGCGGACCGTCAGCGCGACATAGCTGAGAAAAAAGCAGAAAAGGCGCGTCAACTGGCCGAGAAGAAGGCTGGAGCAGCGCCAACCGCCACTTCGCCAGCACTAGCACCCACAACCACAAAATTGCCGGCGCAACCTTAAATATACCGAACCCAACGCTGGCACATTATTGCGCCGGTCAGATCGCATGGAAAGGTTTTTCTCTTAAGCCGAGAACCACGTCTCTGGTTCGCACCGAATAGCGGTGAATTCTGATCGGTATTGCGCCAGATCAAAAAACGGTTGACGCGTACTCCCCACATTTGCTCCCGGCTTTACGCCGAGTGCCTCGTGCGGCCTTAAGACTGCCTTAATCCGGCTGAGGTACTATCAGGCTTATGCGTATCCTCCTTGCAGAAGACGACCCCTCGCTAGGCGCGACCGTACAATCCTGGCTTCAGCTTGACGGCTATGCGGTAGACTGGGTTCAGCGCGGCGATTCTGCCGCAATGGCACTTCAAACACACAATTATGATTGCTTGTTGCTCGATCGCGGCCTGCCCGGCATATCCGGCGATCAGCTTCTGACGCAATTGCGCGCCAATAAAGATCTCGTTCCGGTGCTAATGTTCACGGCCAGAGATACCTTGGGAGACCGGATCGGCGGCCTTGATCTCGGCGCTGATGATTATCTGATCAAGCCAGTAGACCTGGAAGAAATGTCCGCGAGAATTCGGGCGGCGATGCGGCGTCATGGTTACCTTGCCGACAACCTCATAAATCATGCAAATATCACCTTGGATATCGCCAGCAAGCGGGTGACATGTGACGGCGCGCTGGTCGAATTGACCGCCCGTGAATTCGCGGTGTTGCATGCATTGATGTTACATCGTAAGCAGATTGTTACCCGCGCCCAAATCGAGGAAGCATTGTATGGTTGGGGTGAAGAGGTGGAAAGTAATGCAATCGAAGTGCACATTCATCATCTTCGCAAAAAGCTGGGCGCATCATTGATTATCACGGTGCGTAACCTCGGTTATCGCTTAAAAGAAGATCATGTCTGAAGCGCCGCCGGACAAGGTTAACCATGATCGTGCGGCACACCAGCGCGGCGCATATTCGTTACGGTTACGGCTGCTATGGACGATTCTCGGCACCAGCACGCTCATGTGGATCGCCAGCATCACCATCATGGTATTCATCGCCTGGCATGAAACCAACGAGGTGTTTGATGATGCGCTCAAGGAGTCCAGTTATTTGATAATGGCTGCTACCACCGACTTCAATGAGCGTGGCTTGCTGGCTGAAACCGGCGCCGGCACCAACGAGCCTCGCAAAGTTGATATCCAATATCAGATCGTGGTGAATAATCGCGTGATTCAACGCACCAATAAGGCGCCGGATAGTCCTTTCGTTCCCCGTTTTGACAAGCGCAAGGGCTTTACAAATATTGTGATCGATGGAAAAAGCTGGCGTATTTTCGTGGTGCGTAGCAAGGATGCCCATTTTGAAGTGCAAGTCGGTCAAAGGCTAAAAAAGCGCCTGGATATTTTGGAGGAACTAGCGGGTAGCCTGACCATTCCTGCATTGTTACTCCTGGCAATGTTGGGCTTGGTGAGTTGGTATTGCGTTAATCGTGTGATGAAGCCGATCAACTTCACGGCCGATGCGCTGTTGCTGAAATCACGCGATGACCTCACCCCTTTGCTGGTGGAGGGGCAGCCGACTGAACTTAAGCCGATCGTCAGCGCCTTAAACGGCATGCTGTTGCGTCTGGATACGGCAATGCAGTCCGAACGTCGCTTCACAGCCGACGCGGCACATGAGTTGCGAACGCCACTTGCTGCACTGGGTATGCACGTGCAATTATTGCAACGTCAGCACAGCGGATTGGCAGTGCCTTTTCAAAAACTACGTCACGACGTTGATCGCATGACCGCTCTGGTCGAAAATCTTTTGGCATTGGCGCGACTTGATCCAATTAATCGCGATGGACTAGCGCGGCGAGCGGTCACGCTGGCACCGTTCCTTCAGGATTTAACGGCGGTGCATTCGGCCGCTGCGGGACGCCGCGATATTCGCCTTGAAATACAGAATGGGGTGAATACGATGAACATGAATCCGGAATTGATTTACATTGCATTGCGTAATCTTCTGGACAATGCGATGCGTTATTGTCCAGAAAAAAGCACGGTCCAGATTAGAACCAGCAACTGGGCGGGAGGCGTACGCATCGCGGTTTGTGATGATGGTCCTGGGGTTGATGAGGACCAACGCGGGCGACTGAGCGAACGATTTTTTCGGGTGCTGGGAAGCCGGGAGGCTGGCAGTGGATTGGGCTTGTCGATCGTGCGCCAGATCGCTGAGTTACACGGCGCGAAGTTGACGTTTGGGAGCGGCCTTAATGATCGTGGTCTCGGCGTTTATCTGGACTTCCCGCCCGAACATCTTGTTTGCTAAAGTGATTGACCGTTCGACAAATAAGGAGGAATTTTTGGTTCTTAAGATAACGTTAATGTTGAGGGAGTTTAATAGCACCAGGTTCGGCGAACAAGAAGAATGCGCTGGCCCCACTAATACACTCATCGTTATCAAAAGGAACCCTCATGAATCGCATCGCTAAAGTTATTGCCATCACTGTCTTAACTGTTTCCTCCGCAGCGGCGATGGCGCAAAGTTATACCGGGCCTACCGCCAGTTCGGCAGGCGCCAGTCCGCACTATACCGGCCCGTCAACGATTCCGAAAATGACGGCAAAACAATTGCTGGATAACGGCACAGACGATCAGTACGTCACGTTAAATGGAAAGCTGATTAGCCATGCGGGAAGCAAGGATTACGTTTTTGCTGACGCCAGCGGGCAAATTAAGGTAAAAATTTCGTCAAAATATTTTCCGGCGAATCAAATAATTGACGGCAATACGCCGGTCGAAATCACCGGAAAATTTGATAAAAACCGTTTTGGGACATCCAAACTGGAAGTCAAGCAAATCAAGGTGACCGCTAGTTGATGCAAATCGGTGAACGGCAAATTGCGACGCATTGACGACCTACTTTTGTTCGATGCCATCAATGTGGTAAGGAAGTTGTTTCTGTAGCAAGCTGCTATTTTATTTGTCTCTTCCATTCTTATTAAAGTCTGCGCAGACGACCTCGTAAAGAGTCGTCTGCTTTTTTTGCGTATTTTTCTTCCGAATTGGTGCCTGCCGCTTGCCCGCATCGACTTTGTATTGGCGCATTCATCCAGGTAGATTAAACTGATCCTTTAATAGAGTTGGCTGACAAGCGGCCAATCCCGCGTATCTGGCGGCTCAACGAGGGATGCATTAAAGAAAAAGAAAACGAAAGCAACTCGCAAACGGACGCCAGCAGTCAATGCTTGTCATAAAAAATTATTACACGCAGGAATAACTTGTATTAAGTACAAGCCAAACCCTTCACATTTATTGAATTTCATTGCAGGGAAGTGACTATGCTAGATCGGGAAGATATTCACCGGCGTATCATTGAGCTAGAAGTCGAACATCGCGATCTTGATTCTGTGATTGATGTCATGGCTAACGAGGTCCGACGCGAAGAGTTACAATTGCGACGTTTGAAGAAGCGCAAATTGCAATTGAAAGACCACATTACGCTGTTAAGAATGCAATTAATTCCAGATATTCCCGCATAGATACTATCGTCTGCACCCGGATCGTCAAGTTGCACTCAACACTAGTTCAGCGCCGCTACCGGACGCAGCGACAATGTTTTCGCATGGTTCTGAACCTCCTAGCCTATTACCGACAGTTACCTTGACCGAAGATACATCCCACCCCATTGCCGAAAACGCCACTCCCGCCGGCACGCACGATGCCGATATCGATCAATTATTTGGTCCCGGAGGGCCACTCGGCCAGATCGTTGGCGGATTTCGGCCACGACTCGCCCAGACAGAAATGGCGAAGGCAATTGCTGAAGCTATCGCGCAACAGACGACGCTGATTGCCGAGGCGGGCACTGGCACCGGAAAGACGTTTGCTTATCTGGTACCGGCCCTGCTATGGGGCGGCAAGGTCATCGTCTCAACCGGCACCAAAAATCTGCAGGATCAATTATTTTTACGTGATATTCCCACAGTACGCAAAGCGCTCAGCGCACCGGTATCGATTGCGCTATTGAAAGGACGCGCGAATTATGTCTGCCATTTTCATCTGGAACGGACGCTTCAGAATGGGCGCATGACATCGCGCGAAGACACAGGTCATTTACGTGAAATTTCCCGTTTCATGAAAACCACAAGCTCCGGCGATAAGGCGGAATTGTCAAAGGTCCCCGAAACGGCTTTAATCTGGAATCTGGTGACTTCGACCCGCGACACCTGTCTCGGCGCCGAATGTCAGTACTATCAGGATTGCTTTGTCATGAAGGCGCGCAAAGAGGCGCAGCAAGCCGATATCGTCGTCGTCAATCATCATCTGTTCTTTGCTGATGTCGCGTTAAAAGACACGGGTGTAGCGGAACTGCTTCCCTCGGCGAATACCATCATTTTTGATGAGGCGCACCAGTTACCCGAGGTCGCGACGTTATTTTTTGGCGACACGGTCTCAACTTCGCACATCCTCGAATTATGTCGAGACGTACTGGCTGAAGGCCTTTCGCATGCCCGAGACGGCGCCGACTGGGCCAAGGTCGTGATGCCGGTCGAGAAAGCTGCCCGCGATTTACGGTTAGCGTTTCCGCAGGATGTCGTACGCCTTGCGGTCAATCAGATCGCACCGTCCAGCATATTCTTTTCGGCGCTGGAGACGTTACGACAAGAGTTTGACGGAATGATCGCCACGTTGGAAAAACAAGCTGAGCGGGCTGAGACCATTGAGCAATGCCGTACCCGGGCAATCGAACTTGGCATGCGGATTGATGCGTGGAACAAGCCGGAATCGGGAAAAGCCAAAGCAAAGACCACTAGCATTAAAGATGCGGTGCATGGTGACGCCGAAGGTCGCGTGCTGTGGGTGGAGGCTTTTTCGACCTCTTTGCAATTACATCAGACCCCGCTATCAATCGCGCCAATTTTCAATAAACAGCGCGAAGGCGTTCCGCGCACCTGGATTTTTACGTCCGCAACGCTTGCAGTCAAAAACGATTTTCAGCACTATGCCTCACAAATGGGGCTGACAGGCGAACCGGCGCAATCCTGGCCGAGCCCGTTTGAATACGGCGAGCAGGGGTTGCTGTATGTGCCCCAAAACTTGCCGCAACCAAATTCGCCTGAATACACCGATGCGGTGATTGACGCGGCGCTGCCCGTGATTGAAGCGGCTGGTGGTCGCGCCTTCTTGCTCTGCACGACTATTCGGGCGGTCAATCGGGCCGCAGAGAGGTTGCGCACCGAGTTCGAAGAACGCAAACTCCCGTTTCCATTATTTGTGCAAGGCGAAGCAGGGCGTACCGAATTGCTCGACCGGTTTCGCGCCGCTGGTAACGCGGTATTGATCGGCAGCCAGAGTTTTTGGGAGGGGGTCGACGTCCGCGGAGAAGCCTTGTCGCTGGTGATTATCGATAAATTACCATTTTCTCCGCCCGACGATCCGGTGCTCGCAGCGCGTATCGAGGCGCTCGAGAAAAAAGGCATGAATGGTTTCATGCACCATCAACTGCCTGCCGCTATCATCAATCTGAAACAGGGGGCAGGGCGTCTGATTCGCGACGAGACGGATCGCGGCGTGTTGATGATTTGCGATCCACGACTTATTTCAAAGGGTTACGGCAAACGTATCTGGCAAAGCTTGCCACCGTTTAAACGGACTCGCGATTTGAGTGTAGCGACCGAGTTTTTTAATACCGTACCGCTCGCTGTCTGAGGCTCCGCCTCCTTATTTAGAATGGCAGATTCCTCGTTGTCATTCGTTTGATCGTTCCATTTCGCGGGATGATGTTACAGTCACAGCGAGTGTCACCTCGCCATAAGCAGGACTTCGGCATGTCTGACGCGAACTTTTAGAGTGGTTTGCCCGTCTGTCATTAACTGGTAACAATCAGGACCTATGGTTCTCAAAGCCAGAAAACGTCGATCTTCTCTTTTTCATCTTAATTCCCCCTAAAATCTTTCAAGTTACTTGTTGGTCATTGTCGAAATTGTTGAAAGTAGTGCAGTATTCAGTAGATTGTGAGGATGTCATGTTTGCAGCGGTAGATCTGGGTTCAAATAGCTTTCGGTTACATATCGGTAAATACAATGGCGATGCTATTCGTGTCATCAAGAGTGCTAGAGACCCGATTCGTTTAGCTGGCGGGCTTGATAGTAAAGGTAACCTGACCGAAAGTGCGAT is a genomic window of Glaciimonas sp. PAMC28666 containing:
- the lpdA gene encoding dihydrolipoyl dehydrogenase — its product is MSKQFDVIVIGGGPGGYIAAIRAAQLGFSTACVDEWKNANDGPAPGGTCTNVGCIPSKALLQSSEHFEHAGHSFADHGIDIKEMTLNLPQMLARKDTVIKQNNEGILYLLKKNKVTFFHGRGSFVKGDANGYEIKVAGKTEESISAKHIILATGSNARALPGADFDEKLILSNTGALTIGAVPKKLGVIGAGVIGLEMGSVWRRLGAEVTVLEALPALLSAVDDQIAKEAAKLFAKQGLNISLGVKIGAITAGKKDVSVEYTDAKGEAKKAVFDKLIISIGRTPNTTGLNAEGIGLQLDERGFINVDGDCKTNLANVWAVGDVVRGPMLAHKAEEEGVAVAERIAGQHGHVNFNTIPWVIYTSPEIAWVGKTEQQLKAEGVAYKAGTFPFLANGRARALGDTAGMVKFLADAKSDEILGVHIIGPMASELISEAVVAMEFRASAEDIARICHAHPSLSEATKEAALAVDKRSLNF
- the zapE gene encoding cell division protein ZapE; the encoded protein is MNVIEFYEQTLAQRGFTSDAAQLLAVERLQHAYDEWVAFKAQRSNSFKRLINRPDVPRGLYMWGGVGRGKSFLMDSFYSVVPVVRKVRLHFHEFMRAVHRQLDELKGVEDPLDEVAKRIAKKYRLICFDEFHVSDIADAMILYNLLRALFDNGVSFVMTSNYEPGTLYPDGLHRDRMLPTIKLLRDKLDVINIDAGIDYRRRAMDLVDSYYTPLNGDSDRSLRHAFAGVAEMADQDPVVDIEARKIKSLRRAGGVIWFDFATLCGGPRSQNDYLELASRFHTVILSGIPQMSAAMSSEARRFTWLIDVFYDHKIKLIMSAAVVPEELYTQGMLANEFHRTVSRISEMQSQEYMDSEQRGSADAIA
- a CDS encoding response regulator transcription factor — translated: MRILLAEDDPSLGATVQSWLQLDGYAVDWVQRGDSAAMALQTHNYDCLLLDRGLPGISGDQLLTQLRANKDLVPVLMFTARDTLGDRIGGLDLGADDYLIKPVDLEEMSARIRAAMRRHGYLADNLINHANITLDIASKRVTCDGALVELTAREFAVLHALMLHRKQIVTRAQIEEALYGWGEEVESNAIEVHIHHLRKKLGASLIITVRNLGYRLKEDHV
- a CDS encoding ATP-binding protein, with the translated sequence MSEAPPDKVNHDRAAHQRGAYSLRLRLLWTILGTSTLMWIASITIMVFIAWHETNEVFDDALKESSYLIMAATTDFNERGLLAETGAGTNEPRKVDIQYQIVVNNRVIQRTNKAPDSPFVPRFDKRKGFTNIVIDGKSWRIFVVRSKDAHFEVQVGQRLKKRLDILEELAGSLTIPALLLLAMLGLVSWYCVNRVMKPINFTADALLLKSRDDLTPLLVEGQPTELKPIVSALNGMLLRLDTAMQSERRFTADAAHELRTPLAALGMHVQLLQRQHSGLAVPFQKLRHDVDRMTALVENLLALARLDPINRDGLARRAVTLAPFLQDLTAVHSAAAGRRDIRLEIQNGVNTMNMNPELIYIALRNLLDNAMRYCPEKSTVQIRTSNWAGGVRIAVCDDGPGVDEDQRGRLSERFFRVLGSREAGSGLGLSIVRQIAELHGAKLTFGSGLNDRGLGVYLDFPPEHLVC
- a CDS encoding YgiW/YdeI family stress tolerance OB fold protein; this translates as MNRIAKVIAITVLTVSSAAAMAQSYTGPTASSAGASPHYTGPSTIPKMTAKQLLDNGTDDQYVTLNGKLISHAGSKDYVFADASGQIKVKISSKYFPANQIIDGNTPVEITGKFDKNRFGTSKLEVKQIKVTAS
- a CDS encoding YdcH family protein — protein: MLDREDIHRRIIELEVEHRDLDSVIDVMANEVRREELQLRRLKKRKLQLKDHITLLRMQLIPDIPA
- a CDS encoding ATP-dependent DNA helicase, whose translation is MFSHGSEPPSLLPTVTLTEDTSHPIAENATPAGTHDADIDQLFGPGGPLGQIVGGFRPRLAQTEMAKAIAEAIAQQTTLIAEAGTGTGKTFAYLVPALLWGGKVIVSTGTKNLQDQLFLRDIPTVRKALSAPVSIALLKGRANYVCHFHLERTLQNGRMTSREDTGHLREISRFMKTTSSGDKAELSKVPETALIWNLVTSTRDTCLGAECQYYQDCFVMKARKEAQQADIVVVNHHLFFADVALKDTGVAELLPSANTIIFDEAHQLPEVATLFFGDTVSTSHILELCRDVLAEGLSHARDGADWAKVVMPVEKAARDLRLAFPQDVVRLAVNQIAPSSIFFSALETLRQEFDGMIATLEKQAERAETIEQCRTRAIELGMRIDAWNKPESGKAKAKTTSIKDAVHGDAEGRVLWVEAFSTSLQLHQTPLSIAPIFNKQREGVPRTWIFTSATLAVKNDFQHYASQMGLTGEPAQSWPSPFEYGEQGLLYVPQNLPQPNSPEYTDAVIDAALPVIEAAGGRAFLLCTTIRAVNRAAERLRTEFEERKLPFPLFVQGEAGRTELLDRFRAAGNAVLIGSQSFWEGVDVRGEALSLVIIDKLPFSPPDDPVLAARIEALEKKGMNGFMHHQLPAAIINLKQGAGRLIRDETDRGVLMICDPRLISKGYGKRIWQSLPPFKRTRDLSVATEFFNTVPLAV